The DNA window TCTCTGATGTGCCTGGAGGTTACAAATTTGCCCTCCTTACCAAAGAAAGGTGAATTGTTGATCGTGAATAACATACACATCGTAGGTTCATCCACTTGAATTGGAACCATTCCTTCCGGGTTTTCAAACTCAGCTATCGTATCTCCAATTTCAAAATTCTCAATGCCAAAAACCCCACAAATATCACCTGCAACAACCTCTTCAACTTTAATTTTACCCAAACCTTCGAAAGTAAATAACTCCTTAACTCTGGATTTAAGAATGGATCCGTCGCGCTTTACTAATGAAACAGGTTGATTGACTTTAACAGCTCCTCTTTTAACACGACCGATGGCAATTCTTCCTATGAATGAAGAGTAATCCAAGGAAGAAATCATTACTTGAAGGCTTCCTACATCAATCTTTGGAGTAGGAATATGCTCGATAATCATATCTAACAGGTAAGTAATGTCAGATGTAGGAGTTTTATAATCTGGTCCCATCCATCCTTGTTTGGATGATCCATAGACTGTTGGAAAATCAAGTTGTTCTTCTGTTGCATCCAAATTAAAAAATAGCTCAAATACCTGATCATGAACCTCATCTGGCCTACAATTAGGCTTATCGACTTTATTAATCACCACAATAGGCTTTTTACCCATGGCCAAAGCCTTTTGCAAGACAAATCTTGTCTGAGGCATAGCGCCTTCAAAGGCATCTACTAATAACAATACCCCATCTGCCATATTGAGCACACGCTCCACCTCACCGCCAAAATCAGCGTGACCTGGTGTATCTATGATGTTGATTTTTACATCTTTGTATCTTACAGAAACATTTTTAGCCAATATGGTTATTCCTCTTTCTCGCTCCAACTCATTATTATCTAAAATTAGTTCACCAGTTTCCTGATTTTCCCTAAAAAGTTTTGTCTGGTGAAGAATTTTATCAACCAAGGTAGTCTTGCCATGGTCAACGTGTGCAATGATTGCAATGTTACGTATCTGAGTCATATTCACTATTAATTACGCAAAATTAAGCTTAAAGCGTCAGCTAAAGATGTTAAAAGTCTAGAATAACAAATAATTTACAATAATAATCTGATGATTATATATTAATTTATTCTTAATATTATATAAAAATGAAAGCTTTCTCCAATGGATCGAATCAATGCCAGAATTAAATATTTAATATATTTTGGAAATAAGACCCGTTATGGTCTTATGCTATTTTTTTTTCAAGGCAAGCTTTAGCACTATAAAGATTAAATATCCCCAAGGTGATGCATGCATTAGAAAATCAAACCAATCTAGGTATTTCATTCCATGAGCACCACCCAAAATCCATTTTATTTTACCATAAACATGGGGTTCGGGAAAATAAGGTGTCAGACCTAAAGTAAGGCATAAAAAAATAGCGAAAGCAAGTGGATTGAAATTTTTAAACATGGTCGCCCTGTTTAAATGGCTTGACAATTTGGGAAATAAATCCAGAAGGATAATTTTCAGAATCTTCAAATCCCAAGGCAATATCTCTCCCATCAGATGGAATGTAGGCGGTTTTAAATAAGTAGTCCCAAATACTTAGACTTATTCCATAATTAACCCCATAGGTTCCAGCTGGCAATATTTTTGCATGATGCCAGATGTGCATTACGGGATTATTTAGAATGTATTTGAGTGGCCCATAACTGATTTTAAGATTTGCATGATTGATATGTCCAATCAGTAAAGCAATCATGTGTACAATAAAAAAATCCTTAATTCCAAAACCCAACATGGCTAAAGGTAAATATTGTATCGATTTGTAGATTATAGTTTCCATAAAATGAAATCTCAGATGTGCCGCAAAACCCATTTGCTCAACACTGTGGTGAACTTTATGAAATTCCCACAAAACTGGAAAACGATGAAGCATTCTGTGTACATTCCATTGGATGAAATCAGCCAAAATAAACTGAATTAAAAATTGACTCCACCATGGCAGCTGACTTAATTCTAAGGCTACAAGATTTGTGATCCCAAAAATTGCAAGTCCGTTATTGAATAATTCAACAAAAACATTTGACAATGCATTATATGCAATCAATGAAAAGAGGAAAAAATTAAAAAACATGTAAAAGGCATCCAAAAAAAAGTCCTTCCTAAAAATATTTTGATTTTTCCTCCAGGGAAATAAAATTTCAATGACCCATGTAAGTAAGGATAATAAAATCAAGGCATAAAAATAATTTTTGTACCATGGTTGCCCAGATGAATGCATGCACATTTCATTCTTTAGGTAATTCCAATAACCGATGTAGGAATTTTTTATAATTTCAAAATAGTCTTCCATTCAATATTTTAATAGTTCAATAAATATTCCAAACTCTTAGCCACTATTTCGGCATTCGGGAGCATTTCCATTTCCAATATAGAATTCAATGGAATTGCCGGTAAATTTTTTGCACCAATCATTTTAACCGGTGCGTCAAGAAACTCGAAACAATTATCAGCTATTCTGCCAGCTAAACTTTGTGCAAAACTATTTTCCAAAGTTTCCTCCGTTACTACCAAACAACGATGATGTAATTTTACTTGCTGATAAATCATTTCTTCATCCAATGGGACCAATGTTCTTAAATCAACAATCGTGACTTTTCCAGGAAAATTTTTTGCTGCATTAATAGACCAATGAACACCCATTCCATATGTTATAATACAAACCGCAGATTCTTTACTTTGCAATGCCATTTCAGCTTCAATTACTAAATTAGCTTTACCTAAAGGCAGTATATAATCTTCATCCGGCATGATGCACCTTGCAGCTTCTGTTCCTGGCACCTTTGACCAATACAATCCCTTATGTTCAAAAATAATAACTGGATTAGGATCATAATATGCTCCTTTGATCAATCCTTTTAAATCTGCACCATTGGATGGGTAGACCACTTTGATCCCCTTAATATTGCATACCACCGATTCAACGCTGGAAGAATGATAAGGCCCTCCACTTCCATATGCTCCAATTGGCACTCTTAAAATCATACTTACAGGGTACTTTCCATTTGTTAAAAAACAAGATCTTGCAACCTCCGTAAATAACTGATTAAGTCCCGGCCAGATATAATCTGCAAATTGAACCTCCACAATTGGCTTTAATCCAATGGCGGACATCCCAACTGTGCTGCCAACTATAAAGGCTTCTTGAATAGGGGTATTAAACACTCTATGATCTCCAAACTTTTCAGCCAGGGTTGCCGCTTCTCTAAACACACCCCCTAATCTCCTGCCTACATCTTGCCCATAAAGCAAACATTCCTGGTGTTTTCGCATGAGTTCATCAATGGCAAAAAGTGCACAATCAACCATCACTTTTTCTGAGCCATCAGCTGGAGTTCGATTTCCTTGTTCTTTTACTATTGTTGTAGGAGCGAAATCATGCAAATAAAGATCAGAGGGATGGGGATCCTCAGCAGATTTCGCTAAATTGAAATCGTCTAGCGCAATTTGGTAAGATGTAGATTCAATTTCTTCAAGGTCGGAGGTTAGAAATCCATTATTTACCAAATAATCTTTGAACTTTGGGTATGGGTCTCGAAGGGATTGGATATCTAAATCATCCCTGTACCATTCTTTTCTAACTCCAGAAGTATGATGGTTTAACAATGGCACCCTGGCATGTATAAGAAAAGGTCTTCTTTCATTCCTAATTACCTGAAATACACTTTCTATTGTATTATAACAGAGTTCAAAATCCGTTCCATCAATACTGATTGCTTCAAGACCAGGAAACCCTTTGGCATAATCAAACGCATTTCCCATTCGGATTTCTCTGCTGTGCGCAGAAATGTCCCAATCATTGTCCTGAACCAAGTAAAGGATCGGTAGTTGTTTTAAAGCTGCCATATGAAAAGCTTCGGAAACCTCCCCTTCTGTTATGCAGGCATCTCCTAATGAGCAAACAACAAGCGGCATGTCCCCGATTTTATCTTGCATACCGATTATTTCTCTGTATTGCATACCAAGAGCAATTCCAGTAGTCGGAATTGCTTGCATTCCTGTTGCCGATGATTGGTGGGGAATTTTCGGCTTATCCGGATCCTTCAAACTTGGGTGGGCATAATACGTCCTGCCACCTGAAAAAGGATCTGCCCTTTTTGCCATCAATTGAAGCATAAGTTCATAAGGTCGCATTCCAATGGCCAGCAAAAGGCTATCATCACGGTAATATGCTGAAAGAAAGTCTTGAGATTGCAATTGCATACCCAACGCAATTTGGATCGCTTCATGTCCTCTTGAGGTGGCATGAACATACTTTGACACAAACTTAAAATTGCTTTCATAAATATCTGTCAAACTTTTTGCGGTAGCCATGAAGCCAAATGCTTTGCTAAGTATTTCTGATTTTTTCTCGTTCAAGTTTAATGACATACAGGATTCTATTGGTAAGCAAAGTTGGTAAAAAAGCTTGGATTTGTTTAAATTCAATTTAAAAGTATCCACAAAACTGAATAATAGGTAGATTATATTTCAATTTTTAATTACTCCACTTTCAAGTTTAACACAATGTTTGGTAATTGTCGCTTGTAATTTCAATATGGTATGCAATTATTACTAAATAATCTAAAGTAAAACATCTGGTTTATACATTTCTAAAGAACTGAAATATAGAGACCGATTTAATACCCTGGTTTTGTCATTTAATTTTTAATTAGATATCATCCAAGACTACAAAAACTAATTCTGACTATTGTTTAAATTAATAACATTTTGCCATATAGGATAGATAAAAATCAAATTTTACCCTGATTGGTTAAGCTTAAGAAAACAACAGTTTTTCCAGTTAAATCTTTTATTGCCTTTGATTACAGTCGCCATTATGTCTTTTCCTAGAAGGATTAAATATTTGACAGAGAATGGATGATTGTGAAGTCAGATGGAACTTTCGTTACCCAATGAGAAATGCCAGCATTAAACTTGATAAGATTAGCCTTACATTAGGAAGGGTATTTTGTTTTAGATCAAAGAAATGAATCTTATGGATGTAAATTAAATGTGGATCTAGTGCCTGGTAAAACCAAGAGAGTATAGATTTGGGGCCCTAAATGTTTAGCTTCGACCGGTATTATATTTAGATCGTAATAGTTAAGTGATTTTCTATGCCTCAAAGTGTTACTGGTAAAAAGAATAAAAGAATCACGAATTAGAAATGGACAATTTTAGGAAGTTGAATTTCTCATTTACTTTTCAGATGACATTTCTATTCATTTAGTTAATCTAGATTCTGTAAGGCAAGTTGAATCAATTAGCAAAAACATTATTGATCCAAAGATATTCATGTCAAATTTTTAATTTCAGGATTAAAGTACTTCACTAAAGATCAGTTACGAGGTTTCAGAATAGAGAATTTGAGCTTTGATGCAATACGGAAGTATCATGACCAATTTAAAACCTATGACTTCCAAATTTGGCTAGTAACCTTTGAAGACTTAGTCGGCTTTAAAAAATCCGGAAATAAAGTATTTTTTGGGATCTATGCCATTCCAAAAGAGCCATATCCAAAATTTAGACATTTAATTTTAATAAATGATGAGTTAATCCTTGAATTTTAAGGATTTTTTATTCCTTTGCAAAACTTTTCAAGGTGTCAGACATTAATTAATTAGGCACATTGATCATTTAAAGAGCGGTGTGCGTTAATCAACACATTTATAAAGCGTTACATTATGAAAGAGGTTTTTATTGTTTCCATTGCAAGAACACCAATTGGATCATTTGGGGGGGCTTTAGCTGGGTTTAGTGCTACAAAATTGGGTGCTTTTGCAATCAAGGAGGCAATTAGCAAAGCTGGAATTGATCCATCGCTTGTTGAAGATGTTTATTTTGGCAACGTAGTTTCTTCAAATTTAGGACAGGCTCCAGCCAGACAAGCAGCATTATGGGGTGGGCTCTCCAATCATACAAATTGCACTACCATCAATAAAGTATGTGCCTCCGGGATGAAATCTATCATGATAGCCAGTCAATGCATTCAACTTGGACAAGCTGACATCGTAGTTGCCGGTGGGATGGAAAGCATGAGCAATATCCCATATTATCTTCCACAAGCTAGGTGGGGACTAAAATATGGTGCCGGGGAACTTGTGGATGGATTACAAAAGGATGGTTTGGTTGATGTTTATGACAATATTGCAATGGGTGTTTGTGGAGATGAAACTGCATTGCAATTTGGAATATCCAGGGAAGCTCAGGATGCATATGCCATCCAATCATATCAAAGATCGGCTGAAGCTACCAAAGAAGGTCGCCTTAAAGCTGAAATCGTACCGGTAGTAATCCCTCAGAAAAAAGGTGATCCTATCATAATGAATGAAGACGAAGAGTTTCGGAAAGTAGATTTTAGTAAAATACCTGGTTTAAAGCCTGTTTTTACTCCAAATGGAACCGTTACGGCTGCGAACGCCTCCACAATGAATGATGGCGCTGCTGCTTTAGTGCTCATGAGTGGAGAAAAAGTGAAAGAATTAAATTTAACCCCCATAGCAAGAATAGTTGCATATGCGGATGCTGAACAAGCCCCAAGACTATTTGCTTCAACCCCCACAGTTGTTGCTCCATTGGCACTCAAGCGAGCTGGATTGAAGCCTCAACAAATAGATTTTTGGGAAGTGAATGAGGCCTTTTCAGTAGTTCCTTTAGTTTTTGCCCAAGAAATTGGAGTGGATCAAAACAAACTTAATGTCAATGGTGGCGCAATTTCATTAGGTCACCCCCTTGGCGCATCAGGGGCTCGTATCGTGTCGGCTCTAAGTCAAATTTTACATCAAAATAACGGCCAGTACGGTTTGGCAACAATTTGCAACGGAGGAGGCGGTGGATCTGCCTTAATCATTGAAAAAGTTTAGTTTACAAATAAAATATTTCCCATATATGAAATTGGCTCGGCTTTTGCGGAGTCAAATTGTCCTAGTTTTAGAAGATTAAAATTCTTTAACAATTAGGGTGGTTTTCTCTAATATCGGGTATATGATTAAGATTTTCTTAAGTATTCTATTCTTTTATCTCAATGTTTCTATTCTTTCTGCAACAACAATAATTCCCCCGGACAATTTAGGAATTCTAGCAAACAATGCAGATGCCGTAGTACTTGTTACTTGTACAGCCAGCGGACATATACAAGACAGAGGTAAGAGTTTCGATCAATACACGCTCAAAATTTCTCAATGTCTCAAAGGTTCTTTTAATAAGGAGCGAGAAATTACTCTTAATTCACTTGGATATCATACAGAAGAAATGGACTTTTTAGTCTTGGGGGAACCTGAATTTGTTGTTGGGCAGGAATATTTTGTTTTTTTGGATAATGGCCCTAGAGGTTGGAGATTACAAATGATGGCTTGGGGAGTATTTGAAACCCAATTCAAGAAGGGTAGTTCCTACTTAGTCCCAATAGAGGCCTCCAACGAATTTCAGATAGCCGAAAAAAACGACTACACTCCACTCAAGGTATACCCTAAAGATGCATTAATCAGATTGCTGAATGGCTATTTAAATAATAAATACATTTGGGATGAATCCATGATTTCAACCAATTTAAAAATAGAAGACTTCAGAATTAAAGAGAGAGCAGCACCTGCACATTGCACATTTCTGGTTGCAAATGGCATTAGATTTAGATGGACCGGATTTAAAGGCACTGCCTTGCCTGTTAGATATGATTCCGTTGGTGACAACTACTTTGGTGGAGCCAATACTCAAGTAGAAAACGCCTTGGTTGATCTTAACTCCAACTATACAGGAATCAATTTGGCCAATGGAAATACCCATGGATATATTCCTGATTGCACAACAGGTTCTGCCGCCGGTGGTAATTTTATTAGTTACATTTTAAATACTTATGGTTCAAGTAGAAATGCACTGGTAATTTACAATGACCCGTGTGATGAAATTACTGATTTAACCAACTGTTCGGGTATACTTGCAGTCGGTGGATTATATGGTTCAGGCATGCATAGTTTTGATGGTACATCCTGGTGGAGTGGAGCCTATGGCTATGTCATCGTAAACGATTCAACAGGCGCCTGTCTTACCGCCACACAGTATAAAAGAATGATTACGCATGAACTTACTCATTCTCTTGGCATCGGTCATATTAGTGGTAATGGTACTGCTAATATGAATCCAACTTGTTGCATTGCCATTCAGAATCTTGACATTGAATGTTTAAACTATACCTACCCTATCCCGCCTGCACCCATTAATCTTTTAAGTTTTGAAGGGGAGTATATTAATAATAATATTGAACTTAGATGGGAAACCGCTTCAGAAAGGAACAATGCCTTTTTTACTGTGGAAAGGTCAAAAGATGGAAGAAATTTCGAAGAAATTGCCATTATTAAGGGAAGCAAGAATTCTTCCTCTGCTATATCTTACAAACACTTAGACAAAAATCCTTTTGAAGGGATAAACTACTATCGATTAAAACAGACAGATTACGATAGACAACATGAATTTTTTAACATCATAAGCATTTATAAACCATCCGATCAAAAGTATTTTGTTTTTCATGATTGGCATACAAACAAAATTTATTTTTTGACTAATCAGATAATTAAGGAAGCAATTGCTTATAAAATAATTAGTATGAGTGGAGAAATTTATAAGAGCGGAAAAATTGATCCTGCAGATAATTCTCTTAAACTAGATTTACTAGACACTTCTAACTTACCTCCCGCTATCTATTATGTTCAACTGAGTAGGAACACTGGCTCTGAATGTTTTAAAATTCTAATTAATTAACTTCTATAGAATGTTGGGGATAAAATCGAGTAAACATTTTTTCAAGAACTACTTTTGCGGACTCAGGCAATGCTGTCCCTGGACCAAAAACTGCAGCAACTCCCTGTTCATAAAGAAAGTCATAATCTTTTTCTGGAATAACACCGCCTACTACTACAAGAATATCTTCCCTGCCTAATTCTTTTAATTTCTGAATAGCCTTTGGGACAAGGGTTTTATGTCCAGCAGCAAGTGAAGAAATTCCAAGCACGTGAACATCATTGTCAAAAGCTTGAAAAGCTGCTTCTTCCGGAGTCTGAAACAAAGGTGCAATATCAACATCAAAGCCAAAATCGGCAAAACCTGTAGCAACAATATGAGCACCCCGATCATGACCATCTTGACCTAACTTTGCAATTAGAATGCGCGGACGCCTTCCATCCAATTTGGAAAACATATCTGAAAGCATTTTGACTCTCTTTATTGCTTCAGAATTGCCTGTTGTTTTATTATACACACCTGATACAAATTTATGATTTGCTTGGTATCTTCCATAAACTAATTCCAATGCAAAACTAATTTCACCTAAAGTAGCCCGTTCCCTGGCCGCTTCAATTGCCAGTTGTAAAAGATTCTCAGATTTATCCTTTGCCGCATTAGTTAATCTGCCAAGCCAATAGTCTACCTTAGTTTGATTTCTGGTTGACTTTATTAATTCCAATCGATCAATTTGCTCTTTACGTACAGCCAAGTTATCAACTTCCAGCAAATCGAAGTTTAATGAAGATTCAGATCGAAATACGTTAACGCCAATGATCTTATCTAAACCTGAATCTATTCTTGCTTGTTTTCTTGTCGCAGCTTCTTCAATTCCCAATTTAGGATAACCCATTTCAATGGCTTTAACCATTCCTCCATGGGATTCAATTTCCTCAATATGCTTCTTAGTTTTTTCAATTAACTCAGAAGTTAATTCTTCCAAATAATAGGAACCTCCAAATGGATCAACAGTTTTAGTAATACCGGATTCATTCATGATAAACAATTGAGTGTCCCGGGCAATTTTTGCTGAAAAATCAGTTGGAAGAGCTATAGCTTCGTCCAAGGCATTCGTATGGAGGGATTGTGTACCACCCATGACAGCAGCCATCGCTTCAATTGCCGTACGCGTAATATTATTGTACGGTTCTTGCTCAGTTAAACTCCATCCTGAAGTTTGGCAATGTGTTCTCAATGCCAAAGATTTTGAATTCTTAGGATTGAATTTTTGAACTAAATCAGCCCATAAAACACGTGCTGCACGCATTTTTGCAACTTCCATAAAAAAATTCATACCTATTCCCCAAAAAAAAGAAATTCTAGGTGCAAAATTGTCAATATTGAGTCCTGCATTAATTCCTGCCCTTAGATATTCTACCCCATCAGATAGTGTATATGCTAATTCTAAATCAGCTGGAGCACCTGCCTCATGCATATGATAACCACTCACACTTATGCAGTTGAATTTAGGCATGTGTTCTGAACAAAATGCAAAAATATCTGAGATCAATTGCATGGAAGGCTCTGGTGGATAGATGTATGTATTCCTAACCATAAACTCCTTGAGAATATCATTCTGAATAGTTCCAGAAAGTTGTGACGGAATCACACCCTGTTCTTCTGCTGCAACAATATAAAATGCAAGAATGGGAATCACTGCTCCATTCATGGTCATTGAGACGGAAATTTCATTCAGTGGAATTTGATTAAAAAGAATTTTCATATCTTCCACAGTGTCAATGGCAACACCCGCCTTTCCGACATCACCTTCTACACGTGGATGATCTGAATCATATCCTCGATGGGTGGCAAGATCAAAAGCTACTGACAATCCCTTCTGTCCTTGAGCAAGATTTTTTAAATAAAACGCATTACTGTCATAAGCATTGGAAAATCCTGCATATTGCCTTATGGTCCATGGTTGCGATACAAACATTGAACCATAAGGACCTCGTAGAAAAGGAGGAAGTCCTGACACAAATCCTTCTAAATCCTTTACTCTTTCCGAGTGAAAATATTCCTCTTTAATATTAATACCCTCGGGACTAACCCATTTGATGTCAGACATAAAGGAAAAATTGATAGTTCACAATACTTGGTATCATTATTTTCTGTTTTGAACCCAATTAACACCATTATTTTTAAATCCATGCACGATGGTTCTTTCTTTAAGGAAACCGTATAGTCCAAAAAGACAGGCAGCTTCTTCTTCAATTGAAGCAAACTTAAAGTTTAGGTAGTCTTCATAATACACCTCCACAAATCCTGTATCAAAATTTCCTTTACGAAAATCTGAGTGGTTCAAAACAAATTCACAAAACGGCAAGGTAGTTTCTACTCCTTTTATTCTAAATTTAGAGATGGCATCTAACATTTTTTTAATGGCATCCTCACGATCTTTACCATGGACTATTAACTTGCCGATCATTGGATCATAATGAATTGGAATTTCCATCCCTTTTGTATAACTATCATCCACGCGTATATGCACCCCACGGGGAGGCTCATATTCCTCCAAAGTGCCAATGCTTGGGAAAAAGTGATTTTTTGGATCCTCCGCACAAACCCTAACTTCAATCGAATGACCATTGATTAATAAATCCTGTTGCGAAATAGCTAATGGATGTCCTTCAGCAACTCTTATTTGCATCTCTACTAAATCAAGTCCAGTAATCATTTCGGTAACAGTATGCTCTACCTGAAGCCGAGTATTCATTTCTAAAAAATAATAATTTAAAGAGTCGTCAACTAAAAATTCAACAGTTCCTGCTCCAACATAACCACAAGCCAAAGCCAATTTTATGGCATCTTCACCCATTTTTTTTCGTATTTCGGAGGTTAAGCATGATGAAGGAGCTTCCTCTACTATCTTTTGATGGCGACGCTGAATGCTACATTCTCTTTCAAATAAATATAATCCATTTCCGAATTTGTCACAAAAGATTTGAATTTCAATATGCCTTGGCTTAACCACATATTTTTCAATAAACACAGCGCCATCTCCGAAAGATGCCAAAGCTTCACTTGAAGCCTGACGCATTTGCTCTCCTAATTCTTCCTCATGTTTAACCAAACGCATTCCCTTCCCTCCCCCTCCGGCACTGGCTTTAATTAAAAGTGGAAACCCAATTTTTAAAGCAATTTTTTTAGCTTCATCCAAGGAAACTATTGCCCTGTCTGTTCCAGGCACAAGAGGTACTCCGATTCTTGTTGCAGTCTGCTTGGCGGCAATTTTAGAACCCATTTGCTCCATAGCGGATGCAGGTGGACCAATAAAAATTAAACCCTGCTGATGAACAAGTTTTACAAAATCAGAATTCTCACTTAAAAATCCATAACCAGGATGGATGGCATCACACTTAGAATGGATTGCTGCTTCAATAATTTTATCCATCCTTAGGTAAGAGTCTCTAGATGGTGCTGGGCCAATACAAATCGCTTCATCTGCAAACAATACATGAGGAGCAACTTTATCAGCTTCACTATAGACTGCCACAGTGACAATACCCATTGACTTAGCTGTTCGCATAATACGCAGTGCAATTTCTCCTCTATTTGCAACTAATAATTTTTTAATCATTGGATTTAATTTCTGAATTATATCAAGGCTGAATTTAAATAATTGAATATTTTGTTGGTTAAGTCTTCAATGTAATAAGAGCCACATGATGGATCTTTTACTAAATTCATTTTTGATTCCTGCTTAAGAATATGCTGTTGATGAAGTGCTAATTTTAACCAAAACTCATTTTGTTTGGATTGAAAAGAATCAGCAGGACATACCCAAATCGAATCCGCTCCTGAAATACTGGCTGATAAACTTGCGATAGCCAATTGAATGAGATTATTGTTTAAATCTTCTTCAGTATCAACATTATAAAAATTCAAGTAAAACAAAGGATCAATGAATTCTAAACCTTCTAAAACTCTTTTAAGTGCCCGAAATGATGAAATGTTAGTTAAAAAGTCCTTGCCAAACTCCACTTTGATCGCAACCCTATATGGCTTAAATATGCTAACACGATTGAATATTCTATAAAATTCTTCTAACTTC is part of the Candidatus Vicinibacter affinis genome and encodes:
- the scpA gene encoding methylmalonyl-CoA mutase — translated: MSDIKWVSPEGINIKEEYFHSERVKDLEGFVSGLPPFLRGPYGSMFVSQPWTIRQYAGFSNAYDSNAFYLKNLAQGQKGLSVAFDLATHRGYDSDHPRVEGDVGKAGVAIDTVEDMKILFNQIPLNEISVSMTMNGAVIPILAFYIVAAEEQGVIPSQLSGTIQNDILKEFMVRNTYIYPPEPSMQLISDIFAFCSEHMPKFNCISVSGYHMHEAGAPADLELAYTLSDGVEYLRAGINAGLNIDNFAPRISFFWGIGMNFFMEVAKMRAARVLWADLVQKFNPKNSKSLALRTHCQTSGWSLTEQEPYNNITRTAIEAMAAVMGGTQSLHTNALDEAIALPTDFSAKIARDTQLFIMNESGITKTVDPFGGSYYLEELTSELIEKTKKHIEEIESHGGMVKAIEMGYPKLGIEEAATRKQARIDSGLDKIIGVNVFRSESSLNFDLLEVDNLAVRKEQIDRLELIKSTRNQTKVDYWLGRLTNAAKDKSENLLQLAIEAARERATLGEISFALELVYGRYQANHKFVSGVYNKTTGNSEAIKRVKMLSDMFSKLDGRRPRILIAKLGQDGHDRGAHIVATGFADFGFDVDIAPLFQTPEEAAFQAFDNDVHVLGISSLAAGHKTLVPKAIQKLKELGREDILVVVGGVIPEKDYDFLYEQGVAAVFGPGTALPESAKVVLEKMFTRFYPQHSIEVN
- a CDS encoding acetyl-CoA carboxylase biotin carboxylase subunit, whose translation is MIKKLLVANRGEIALRIMRTAKSMGIVTVAVYSEADKVAPHVLFADEAICIGPAPSRDSYLRMDKIIEAAIHSKCDAIHPGYGFLSENSDFVKLVHQQGLIFIGPPASAMEQMGSKIAAKQTATRIGVPLVPGTDRAIVSLDEAKKIALKIGFPLLIKASAGGGGKGMRLVKHEEELGEQMRQASSEALASFGDGAVFIEKYVVKPRHIEIQIFCDKFGNGLYLFERECSIQRRHQKIVEEAPSSCLTSEIRKKMGEDAIKLALACGYVGAGTVEFLVDDSLNYYFLEMNTRLQVEHTVTEMITGLDLVEMQIRVAEGHPLAISQQDLLINGHSIEVRVCAEDPKNHFFPSIGTLEEYEPPRGVHIRVDDSYTKGMEIPIHYDPMIGKLIVHGKDREDAIKKMLDAISKFRIKGVETTLPFCEFVLNHSDFRKGNFDTGFVEVYYEDYLNFKFASIEEEAACLFGLYGFLKERTIVHGFKNNGVNWVQNRK